Proteins encoded by one window of Vampirovibrionales bacterium:
- a CDS encoding bifunctional 4-hydroxy-2-oxoglutarate aldolase/2-dehydro-3-deoxy-phosphogluconate aldolase: MLELPGLLEMRETAAARHAALLEALRQEQAIAVIRAYTPDGAQWAAEILLECGVNAIEITCTVPDAALVTQNLAAQYPQALFGAGTLLSIDQAQAMREAGARFFVSPVLDEALIRWAHEAGVAYFPAAFTPTEIMRAFSLGAPAVKVFPAAQAGGAAFLKALHEPLGELPLIPTGGVTLEDFTEYLDQGALTVGLGGCLAPVQAIGERNEGELRKRAQTLIRRRDRYRQQLALPKR, translated from the coding sequence ATGCTGGAATTACCGGGATTGCTCGAAATGCGGGAAACGGCTGCCGCGCGCCATGCGGCGCTTCTGGAGGCGTTGCGGCAAGAACAGGCGATCGCTGTTATTCGCGCCTATACGCCCGATGGCGCGCAATGGGCTGCGGAAATTCTCTTGGAGTGTGGGGTCAACGCCATTGAAATCACCTGCACCGTGCCCGACGCCGCGCTCGTGACGCAGAATCTGGCGGCGCAGTATCCTCAGGCGCTGTTCGGCGCCGGGACGTTACTGTCCATCGATCAGGCGCAGGCGATGCGAGAGGCGGGCGCGCGATTTTTCGTCTCGCCTGTTCTCGACGAGGCTCTGATTCGCTGGGCGCACGAGGCGGGCGTTGCGTACTTTCCGGCGGCCTTCACGCCGACCGAGATCATGCGCGCGTTTTCGCTGGGCGCGCCTGCGGTGAAGGTGTTCCCGGCGGCGCAAGCGGGCGGGGCGGCGTTTTTGAAGGCCCTGCATGAGCCCTTGGGCGAATTGCCCTTGATTCCGACCGGCGGCGTCACGCTGGAGGATTTTACTGAATATCTGGATCAAGGCGCGCTGACCGTCGGCCTGGGCGGCTGTCTGGCTCCTGTCCAGGCGATCGGCGAGCGTAATGAAGGGGAGTTACGAAAACGCGCTCAAACGTTGATTAGACGTCGAGATCGCTATCGTCAGCAATTGGCGCTCCCCAAACGATGA
- a CDS encoding cyclase family protein translates to MTLLDISAPIDGRLVVWPGDPPIEAYRALDIARGDPATVSRLSLGSHTGTHVDAPCHFLPDGQTLDEMPLSIFVGPARVFEIADPCAITVEELEAFDWAGVSRALFKTKNSARPWFHEPFHENFVYVSLAAADFLIARGVRLIGVDYLSVEAFDSVGAPCHKRLLGAGVALLEGLYLAQATAGDYDLTCLPLALVGADGAPARAILRPLSSMA, encoded by the coding sequence ATGACCCTTCTGGATATTTCGGCTCCCATCGACGGGCGTCTGGTTGTCTGGCCCGGCGATCCCCCCATTGAGGCGTATCGCGCGCTTGATATCGCCCGCGGCGACCCGGCTACCGTCAGCCGCTTGTCGTTGGGCTCGCATACGGGGACGCATGTAGACGCTCCTTGCCATTTTCTGCCTGACGGTCAGACGCTGGATGAGATGCCACTGTCGATTTTCGTTGGTCCGGCGCGCGTTTTCGAGATTGCGGATCCCTGCGCCATCACCGTTGAGGAGCTGGAGGCCTTCGACTGGGCGGGCGTGTCGCGCGCGCTCTTTAAAACGAAAAACAGCGCGCGTCCCTGGTTCCATGAACCTTTTCATGAAAATTTTGTCTATGTGTCTCTGGCGGCGGCAGATTTTCTCATCGCTCGCGGCGTTCGCCTGATTGGCGTTGACTATTTGTCAGTAGAAGCCTTCGACAGCGTGGGCGCGCCGTGTCATAAACGCTTGCTCGGCGCTGGCGTGGCGCTGCTGGAGGGTTTATACTTGGCGCAGGCCACAGCGGGCGACTACGACCTGACGTGCCTGCCGCTGGCGCTTGTCGGCGCCGACGGCGCACCGGCTCGGGCCATTCTGCGGCCCCTGTCTTCAATGGCGTAA
- the hemG gene encoding protoporphyrinogen oxidase: MMSHSPEPLSETFYDAIIVGGGISGLTVAFGLSQTGARIRLLESAARVGGVIQSAREQGFQTEAGPNTFLKSADAIRGLAQTLGLTPCGASSQAKNRYIYRHQRLLALPTSLGAFIKSPLLSLQGKARLLCEPAQPARRTGDDESVASLMRRRLGPEALAAVINPFLAGVYAGDPETLSAQAVFPKLAAWERQYGGFVSGALAARFSQKKPASPSAGRKGQDPSESALYSFEGGMEALPNALAAALPAHAVLSGAAVIALESLRQPQAGYRLTLADGRSFDARSVILATPADTAGRLLGGLLPAAPRDFLASIPYASVSVAHLGVERAAIPHALDGFGCLIPRGEGVRTLGAIWASALFPNRAPQDYALLSAFIGGMCDPELADWDDAMLANAALADISGVFHCPQPLRPVFQTMTRWRRAIPQAVVGHPARVESLRHSLAALPGVFLAGNYLNGVSVNDCVREAHRVAAQAQAFLQSHPAASAVL, encoded by the coding sequence ATGATGAGCCATTCTCCTGAGCCTCTTTCTGAGACGTTTTATGACGCGATCATTGTCGGCGGCGGCATTAGTGGGCTGACTGTCGCCTTCGGTCTGTCACAGACGGGCGCCCGGATTCGTCTGCTGGAGAGCGCTGCGCGCGTAGGCGGCGTAATCCAGTCGGCTCGGGAACAGGGGTTTCAAACCGAGGCCGGGCCCAATACGTTTTTGAAATCTGCCGATGCCATTCGAGGCCTTGCGCAAACGCTGGGATTGACGCCCTGCGGCGCATCGTCGCAAGCGAAAAACCGCTATATTTATCGGCATCAGCGCTTGCTCGCCCTCCCAACGTCGCTGGGCGCGTTTATTAAATCGCCTTTGCTGAGCCTGCAAGGCAAGGCGCGCCTGCTCTGCGAACCGGCTCAACCTGCGCGGCGAACGGGCGATGACGAAAGCGTGGCCAGCCTGATGCGCCGACGTCTGGGACCCGAAGCGCTGGCGGCGGTGATTAATCCTTTTTTGGCTGGCGTGTATGCGGGGGATCCCGAAACGCTGAGCGCGCAAGCGGTTTTCCCCAAGCTGGCGGCGTGGGAGCGTCAGTACGGCGGTTTTGTCAGCGGGGCGCTCGCTGCGAGATTTTCTCAGAAGAAACCGGCCTCGCCTTCTGCCGGACGCAAAGGCCAGGATCCTTCGGAATCTGCTCTCTATAGCTTTGAGGGCGGCATGGAGGCGCTTCCTAACGCGCTGGCCGCCGCGTTGCCCGCGCACGCCGTGCTAAGCGGGGCCGCCGTGATTGCGCTGGAATCGCTGCGACAGCCCCAGGCCGGTTATCGGCTCACGCTGGCGGATGGACGCTCGTTCGACGCGCGTTCGGTGATTCTGGCCACGCCCGCTGATACGGCGGGGCGTCTCTTGGGCGGGCTGTTACCGGCTGCGCCGAGAGATTTCCTCGCGTCGATTCCGTATGCGTCGGTCAGCGTGGCGCATCTGGGAGTGGAACGCGCGGCCATTCCGCATGCGCTCGACGGATTCGGATGTCTGATTCCGCGCGGGGAAGGCGTTCGCACGTTGGGCGCTATTTGGGCCAGCGCCCTGTTTCCCAACCGCGCCCCGCAAGATTACGCGCTTCTTAGCGCCTTTATCGGCGGGATGTGCGACCCTGAGCTGGCCGACTGGGACGATGCCATGCTGGCCAATGCCGCCTTGGCCGATATCTCAGGTGTTTTTCACTGTCCTCAGCCGCTTCGGCCTGTTTTTCAAACTATGACGCGCTGGCGGCGCGCTATTCCGCAAGCGGTGGTGGGTCATCCGGCGCGGGTGGAATCGCTGCGTCATTCGCTGGCAGCGCTTCCAGGCGTTTTTCTGGCGGGGAATTACCTGAACGGCGTCTCGGTCAACGATTGCGTCCGCGAAGCCCATCGCGTCGCCGCTCAGGCCCAAGCGTTTCTGCAATCTCACCCCGCAGCGAGCGCCGTTTTATGA
- the hemH gene encoding ferrochelatase — protein MGAHASHVNVPTSPARLGVVLMNMGGPDDRASVRPFLRNLFSDPDIIRLPLSRLLQPALARWIVWRRGALAEAAYARMGGGSPQLPLTRLQAEALQQALAASGLDARVYVAMRYWRPFSEEVVRLMAQDGVTHLAALSLYPHFSYTTTGSSVKALRAALAQSPLAQTPLSIIAGYCRRPAYLAALAARIQEGLQAYDWTCPAEAVTILFSAHSLPVSHVRRTRDPYATHLDRCAHRVMRDYFPRNPWTMAYQSKVGRMPWLAPSTLETLSQAAARGADNILTVPISFVSDHIETLVELDEEALPMARRLGVSRCARAPVMNAHADFIELLAALTRERVMNRWRDAFSMPVVSTQGQS, from the coding sequence ATGGGCGCGCACGCTTCTCACGTCAACGTCCCGACGTCGCCGGCGCGACTAGGCGTGGTGTTGATGAATATGGGCGGGCCCGATGATCGCGCCAGCGTGCGGCCGTTTTTGCGTAATTTATTCAGCGACCCCGACATTATTCGGCTGCCGCTGAGCCGACTGCTGCAACCGGCCTTGGCCCGCTGGATTGTATGGCGACGCGGCGCGCTGGCCGAAGCCGCCTATGCGCGAATGGGGGGCGGATCGCCGCAGTTGCCGTTGACGCGCCTTCAGGCTGAGGCGCTGCAACAGGCGTTAGCGGCCAGCGGGCTGGATGCGCGCGTCTATGTCGCGATGCGCTACTGGCGCCCCTTCTCTGAGGAAGTCGTCCGGTTGATGGCGCAAGACGGCGTGACGCATCTGGCGGCGCTGTCGCTGTACCCGCATTTTTCTTACACGACGACGGGCTCCAGCGTTAAAGCCCTGCGCGCGGCGCTCGCTCAAAGTCCGTTAGCGCAGACCCCGCTTTCCATCATTGCCGGATACTGCCGACGTCCTGCTTATCTGGCGGCGCTGGCGGCGCGCATTCAGGAAGGATTACAGGCGTACGACTGGACGTGTCCGGCGGAAGCGGTCACGATTCTGTTTAGCGCGCACAGTCTGCCGGTTTCTCACGTTCGGCGCACGCGCGATCCGTACGCGACGCATCTCGATCGCTGTGCGCATCGGGTCATGAGAGATTATTTCCCGCGAAATCCCTGGACGATGGCCTATCAAAGCAAAGTCGGGCGCATGCCCTGGCTGGCCCCGTCCACGCTGGAGACGCTGAGTCAGGCGGCGGCGCGCGGAGCTGACAATATCCTGACAGTCCCAATCAGTTTTGTTTCGGATCACATCGAAACGCTGGTGGAGCTAGACGAAGAAGCGTTGCCGATGGCGCGCCGTCTGGGAGTGTCGCGCTGCGCCCGCGCGCCGGTGATGAATGCCCATGCCGATTTTATCGAACTGCTGGCCGCTCTGACGCGCGAGCGCGTGATGAACCGTTGGCGCGATGCGTTTTCCATGCCGGTTGTATCGACGCAAGGGCAATCGTGA
- the hemN gene encoding oxygen-independent coproporphyrinogen III oxidase, which translates to MAFNSPSAALLRRYDASGPRYTSYPTAPMWTESFDAADFEAHIRQSNAPDSPDYTGTLSLYTHLPFCEHRCLFCSCNVIVTRQRDQAERYLGYLFREIDQLAALIAPDRPVVQLHWGGGTPTYLSSDQMRRLFQRIASRFSLAPEAEISLEIDPCVTTCEQLDTLRELGFNRVSLGVQDFNPQTQQAVERIQTVDETGALISHARALGFGGVNIDLIYGLPHQSVDTMDRTLSEVLALAPDRLALYNFAYVPWISPHQNKIPVESLPSGDVKFEILAHAVARLTEAGYESIGMDHFARPQDELAVARREGTLSRNFMGYTTKAGDGCDLYGMGVSAISGLSGAYAQNVKKLSAYYEAVDAGRLPAHRGCRLSDEDRLRRWTINRILCLGRLDFAEMARRFNVSASMHFADALAALAPMAEDGLLLLDSDGLTLTPLGRLFSRNVAMPFDAYLREQTLNAQRPTFSRTL; encoded by the coding sequence ATGGCGTTTAATTCGCCGTCGGCTGCGCTGCTGCGCCGCTACGACGCCAGCGGGCCGCGTTATACGAGTTATCCGACTGCGCCGATGTGGACAGAGTCTTTTGACGCGGCGGACTTTGAGGCGCATATCCGCCAGAGCAACGCGCCGGATTCGCCGGATTATACCGGAACGCTGTCGCTATATACGCATTTGCCGTTTTGCGAGCATCGTTGCCTTTTTTGCAGTTGTAATGTCATCGTCACGCGCCAGCGCGATCAGGCTGAGCGCTATCTGGGTTACTTGTTTCGCGAGATCGACCAGCTGGCGGCGTTGATAGCGCCGGATCGACCGGTAGTTCAATTGCATTGGGGCGGCGGGACGCCGACGTATCTGTCGAGCGATCAAATGCGGCGCTTGTTTCAGCGAATCGCCAGCCGTTTTTCGCTGGCGCCTGAGGCGGAAATCAGTCTCGAAATCGATCCGTGCGTTACGACCTGTGAACAGCTCGATACGCTGCGCGAACTGGGCTTTAATCGCGTCAGTCTGGGCGTGCAGGATTTCAATCCGCAGACGCAGCAAGCCGTCGAGCGGATACAGACCGTCGACGAAACCGGCGCCCTGATATCGCATGCGCGCGCGCTGGGTTTTGGCGGGGTGAATATTGATTTAATCTACGGCTTGCCTCATCAGAGCGTGGACACCATGGATCGTACGCTCAGCGAAGTGCTGGCGTTGGCCCCTGATCGGCTGGCGCTGTATAACTTCGCGTATGTGCCCTGGATCAGCCCGCATCAGAACAAAATCCCGGTTGAAAGCCTGCCGTCGGGCGACGTGAAATTTGAGATTCTGGCGCACGCGGTCGCCCGGCTGACAGAGGCGGGCTATGAATCTATTGGCATGGATCATTTCGCCCGCCCGCAAGACGAACTTGCGGTGGCGCGGCGCGAAGGAACCCTGTCGCGCAATTTTATGGGCTATACCACCAAAGCTGGAGACGGCTGCGATCTCTACGGCATGGGCGTCAGTGCCATTAGCGGGTTGAGCGGGGCGTATGCGCAAAACGTTAAAAAACTGTCAGCATATTATGAGGCGGTCGACGCCGGGCGCCTGCCTGCGCATCGCGGGTGTCGACTCAGCGACGAAGACCGGCTGAGGCGTTGGACAATTAATCGGATTCTGTGTCTGGGGCGGCTGGATTTTGCTGAGATGGCCCGTCGCTTCAATGTTTCGGCGTCGATGCATTTCGCCGACGCGCTGGCCGCCTTGGCCCCGATGGCTGAGGACGGCCTGCTGCTGCTGGACTCGGATGGACTGACCCTGACGCCTTTGGGTCGCTTGTTCAGCCGCAATGTCGCCATGCCGTTTGACGCCTATTTGCGCGAACAGACCCTGAACGCGCAACGACCGACGTTCTCGAGGACGCTTTAG
- the hemE gene encoding uroporphyrinogen decarboxylase: MLLRALAREPLARPPVWLMRQAGRYMDEYQAIRSRVDFLTLCKTPELAAEVSLQPLRAFDVDAVIMFCDILIPCEAMGMTLHFGDGGPRFETPVRSAADVARLAIPDPHARMGFVGDLLRLLRHELRQQPQTALIGFAGAPWTLAAYMIEGGGSRHFMHLKQMLYNEPAVLRQLLDKLSETIIAYLGAQIEAGAQAVQLFDTWAGIVDAPTYRAFIQPSVARIVEAIGDKAPVTLYVNGSPHLLEAMAQTGVDCVSVDWLTPLSDARARLGPNLALQGNLDPVALLAGPDVVRGLALELLSEGGARGFIANVGHGLLPQTPRENVRLLVDTIRDSARLLATGASHGV, from the coding sequence TTGCTGCTGCGGGCTTTGGCGCGAGAACCTTTGGCGCGTCCGCCTGTGTGGTTGATGCGACAGGCCGGGCGTTATATGGATGAGTATCAGGCTATTCGCAGCCGGGTAGATTTTCTGACGCTTTGTAAGACGCCGGAACTGGCGGCAGAAGTATCGCTTCAGCCCCTGCGCGCCTTTGACGTCGATGCCGTGATTATGTTTTGCGACATCTTAATCCCGTGTGAAGCCATGGGCATGACCCTGCATTTTGGCGATGGCGGTCCGCGTTTTGAGACGCCTGTGCGCTCGGCGGCAGACGTAGCGCGATTAGCCATTCCCGATCCGCACGCCCGTATGGGATTTGTGGGCGATCTGCTGCGACTGCTGCGTCACGAACTGCGCCAGCAGCCCCAGACGGCGCTCATCGGTTTTGCAGGCGCGCCCTGGACACTGGCCGCCTACATGATTGAAGGCGGCGGCTCGCGGCATTTTATGCATCTGAAACAGATGCTCTATAACGAGCCGGCCGTGTTACGGCAACTGCTCGACAAGCTTAGCGAGACAATTATCGCCTATCTTGGCGCCCAAATCGAGGCGGGCGCCCAAGCCGTTCAGTTATTCGACACCTGGGCCGGGATTGTCGATGCGCCGACGTATCGCGCATTTATTCAACCGTCTGTCGCGCGTATTGTCGAGGCCATTGGCGACAAAGCGCCGGTGACGCTGTACGTCAACGGCTCGCCGCATCTGCTGGAAGCTATGGCGCAAACCGGGGTCGATTGCGTCAGCGTCGACTGGTTGACGCCGTTGAGCGACGCGCGGGCCCGGCTGGGACCGAATCTGGCGCTACAGGGGAATCTGGACCCTGTCGCCCTGCTGGCAGGTCCTGACGTGGTGCGCGGCCTGGCGCTGGAGTTATTGTCAGAAGGCGGCGCACGCGGCTTTATTGCCAATGTGGGCCATGGGCTGTTACCGCAAACGCCCCGAGAGAACGTCCGCCTGCTGGTCGACACCATTCGTGACAGCGCGCGGTTATTGGCCACAGGCGCAAGCCATGGCGTTTAA
- a CDS encoding YraN family protein, with translation MPRPVTTSPTARALGQQGEDAAAHYLESCGYELIARNWRYGRLGEIDAVALLSSAAVLAFVEVKTRRAASAETPFDAVTPQKRRTLTRLALAFLAEHPQYQAYSLRFDVIAALAERGGLRLYHLPNAFEAFEFDL, from the coding sequence GTGCCCCGCCCCGTGACGACGTCTCCTACCGCGCGCGCGCTCGGCCAGCAGGGCGAGGACGCGGCCGCGCATTATCTGGAAAGCTGCGGTTATGAATTAATCGCCCGGAATTGGCGTTATGGCCGTTTGGGCGAGATTGATGCGGTTGCGCTCCTGTCGAGCGCCGCCGTGCTGGCGTTTGTAGAAGTGAAGACCCGCCGTGCAGCCTCTGCTGAAACGCCTTTTGACGCGGTGACGCCGCAAAAGCGCCGCACGTTGACGCGTCTGGCTCTGGCTTTTTTGGCGGAACATCCGCAATATCAGGCGTATTCGCTTCGTTTTGACGTGATTGCCGCGCTGGCCGAACGCGGCGGCCTCCGGCTGTATCATCTGCCCAACGCGTTTGAGGCGTTTGAGTTCGACTTGTAA
- a CDS encoding DUF881 domain-containing protein, protein MAAARVKPAPPYAISRLNRWAFPAFGAAMLFALAFISAAILLNHLRIAEEVNTAPTRRIQDLVALLTQAEARQESLTREIQQLRDRLAALNEPANADALSIHSSAARPRDREYQQLLRQAGFTEMEGPGIVVTLKEAAPSSDALGRAVAQNRIQSDDLLKLLNDLRAAGAQAISVNGQRLVTTSAVVNAGPAILINQTRISSPIEIHALGNREALRGALEIRGGTLEYLKFFGIQATLRTERRLKTPPYAADVSGV, encoded by the coding sequence ATGGCTGCCGCCCGCGTAAAACCCGCTCCGCCCTATGCCATTTCGCGCCTGAATCGGTGGGCGTTTCCGGCGTTTGGCGCCGCAATGCTCTTCGCCTTGGCTTTTATCAGCGCGGCCATTTTGCTGAATCACCTGCGCATCGCCGAAGAGGTTAATACGGCACCGACCCGGCGCATTCAGGATCTGGTCGCCTTGCTCACCCAGGCCGAAGCGCGTCAGGAAAGCCTCACGCGAGAGATTCAGCAACTGCGTGACCGCCTGGCGGCCCTCAATGAGCCGGCCAACGCTGACGCCTTGTCCATTCATTCGTCAGCGGCGCGTCCGCGCGACCGTGAATACCAGCAACTCCTGCGTCAGGCCGGTTTTACCGAGATGGAAGGTCCCGGCATCGTCGTCACCCTGAAGGAAGCCGCCCCCAGTTCGGACGCACTGGGTCGCGCTGTGGCGCAGAATCGTATTCAGAGCGATGACCTGCTCAAGCTCCTCAATGATCTGCGCGCGGCAGGGGCCCAAGCCATTTCGGTCAACGGCCAGCGGCTGGTGACGACATCGGCGGTGGTGAACGCCGGGCCTGCCATTTTGATCAATCAGACGCGAATCAGCAGTCCGATTGAGATTCACGCGCTGGGTAACCGTGAAGCCTTGCGCGGGGCGCTGGAAATTCGCGGCGGGACGTTGGAATATCTCAAATTTTTTGGGATTCAAGCCACGCTGCGTACGGAGCGGCGCCTGAAAACGCCGCCTTACGCGGCGGATGTCAGCGGGGTCTGA
- the xth gene encoding exodeoxyribonuclease III produces the protein MAAPPNTVRLVSWNVNGFRAVVKKGFWDWLEAEQPDIVGLQETKISSDQLTLDLAQREGYHLYWSHAEKRGYSGVAILSKQEPLSVREGLGIPQFDSEGRVLIAEYPDFVFYNIYYPNGQRGEERLRYKLAFYDAFLAHADAMRAQGKSLVIGGDYNTAHKEIDLARPKANETVSGFLPIERAWLDRLVAHGYVDTFRERCDAPHRYSWWNMRTRARERNVGWRIDYFFVSDDARARIVEAEIHDQIEGSDHCPISLTLALAGDSR, from the coding sequence ATGGCTGCCCCTCCTAACACGGTTCGACTGGTTTCGTGGAACGTCAACGGGTTTCGCGCTGTCGTCAAAAAAGGCTTCTGGGACTGGCTGGAGGCGGAACAGCCCGATATTGTGGGTCTTCAGGAAACCAAAATCAGCAGCGACCAGCTCACGTTGGATCTGGCGCAGCGCGAAGGCTATCATCTTTACTGGAGCCATGCGGAAAAGCGCGGCTACAGCGGCGTCGCCATCCTCAGTAAGCAGGAACCCCTGTCGGTGCGCGAAGGCCTGGGGATTCCGCAGTTTGACAGCGAAGGGCGCGTATTAATTGCGGAATATCCTGACTTTGTTTTCTACAACATTTACTATCCAAACGGTCAACGCGGCGAAGAGCGTCTGCGCTATAAACTGGCGTTCTACGACGCCTTTCTGGCCCATGCCGACGCTATGAGAGCGCAAGGCAAATCGCTGGTCATTGGCGGCGATTACAATACGGCGCATAAAGAAATCGATCTGGCCCGGCCCAAGGCCAACGAAACTGTCTCGGGCTTTTTGCCCATTGAACGCGCGTGGCTCGACAGGCTCGTGGCTCATGGCTACGTCGATACCTTTCGCGAACGCTGCGACGCGCCGCATCGCTACTCGTGGTGGAATATGCGCACCCGCGCGCGCGAGCGCAACGTGGGCTGGCGCATTGATTATTTCTTCGTCTCTGACGATGCGCGCGCGCGTATTGTCGAGGCGGAGATTCACGACCAGATTGAGGGCTCCGACCATTGTCCCATTTCCCTGACGCTGGCCTTGGCGGGCGATTCGCGATGA
- a CDS encoding UbiA family prenyltransferase, producing MTLDSPSPIPSAQRIPPPTGGIFRRAAERAREYAELVKFEHTVFALPFALAAMLLAAAPGRWPSALTLTWVLLAMAGGRTFAMAANRLIDAQFDAQNPRTSDRAIPAGRVARWEAFALIGASLLAFLIAVWQLPEICQRLAPLALLILAGYSYMKRISSAAHLVLGLALGASAIGGWLAVSGEWSWLALTFGAAVTFWVAGFDIIYACLDEAFDRRVGLHSLPAWLGAATALKLSATFHGLSLALMAAFAALYPHTGAAFWAAIALMGALLAYQHRLVGPGRLERVNEAFFVVNGRISAAIFLAVLLDKLGLAR from the coding sequence ATGACGCTCGACTCTCCCTCGCCGATACCCTCCGCTCAGAGGATTCCGCCGCCCACAGGCGGGATTTTCAGGCGTGCCGCCGAGCGCGCGCGCGAATACGCCGAGCTGGTGAAATTTGAGCATACGGTATTCGCCCTGCCCTTTGCGCTGGCGGCGATGTTGCTGGCGGCTGCGCCGGGACGCTGGCCGTCTGCGTTGACGCTGACTTGGGTGTTGCTGGCGATGGCGGGCGGCCGCACGTTTGCGATGGCGGCCAACCGGCTGATTGATGCGCAATTCGACGCGCAGAATCCGAGAACGAGCGATCGCGCTATTCCCGCCGGGCGGGTGGCGCGCTGGGAGGCTTTTGCCTTAATTGGCGCCAGTCTGCTGGCATTTTTGATAGCCGTCTGGCAACTGCCTGAAATCTGCCAGCGTCTGGCGCCGCTCGCCTTGCTGATTCTGGCGGGATATTCGTACATGAAGCGCATTTCCAGCGCTGCGCATCTGGTGCTGGGGCTGGCGTTGGGCGCATCCGCTATCGGTGGCTGGCTGGCGGTGAGCGGCGAATGGTCATGGCTTGCGCTGACGTTTGGCGCTGCGGTGACTTTTTGGGTGGCGGGATTTGATATCATTTATGCCTGCCTCGATGAAGCCTTCGATCGTCGGGTCGGTCTTCATAGTCTGCCCGCCTGGCTGGGCGCCGCAACGGCGCTCAAACTGAGCGCGACTTTTCACGGACTATCACTCGCCTTAATGGCCGCGTTTGCCGCGCTGTATCCCCATACCGGCGCCGCTTTCTGGGCGGCGATTGCGTTGATGGGCGCGTTACTGGCGTATCAACATCGGCTGGTAGGTCCCGGACGTCTGGAACGCGTCAATGAAGCCTTTTTTGTCGTGAACGGGCGCATCAGCGCAGCCATTTTTCTGGCTGTTCTGCTCGATAAGCTGGGATTGGCCCGATAA
- a CDS encoding trypsin-like peptidase domain-containing protein — MSKGLRNQRAFCAAGALLALTLTSAPGATPGDGEAPRPLSPPQIFAKVSPSVVNIQVKCDTALGLPYEGEGSGITLSANGDILTNAHVVGKYCQKFWVTLNDGSRYGAKLIGKSLSHDVALLSIAATKGDRRLTPISIRDSASVREGESVYALGSPYGLRNSFTSGVVSSVYRRLANSPSDRRLLNNFIQTDVAINPGNSGGALVDGQARLIGVNTAGVSASGGNDGVNFAIPINVALRVASDLRRYGRFKPPFLGVKIADALTPTLARRLHLTVSKGLLIKSVRRGSPADLAGLKGGRDTVKIGDRRILTGGDVIVSLNGRPVDNASRFMEAIEACHPGDTITLNTLRNGKPLQARIKLSDRPRNPDR; from the coding sequence GTGTCAAAAGGTTTACGAAACCAGCGCGCGTTCTGCGCAGCGGGAGCGCTCCTCGCGCTGACGCTGACCAGCGCGCCAGGCGCAACGCCCGGCGACGGCGAAGCGCCCCGTCCGCTGAGCCCTCCCCAGATTTTCGCCAAAGTCAGCCCTTCGGTGGTCAATATTCAGGTCAAATGCGATACGGCGCTCGGCCTGCCGTACGAAGGCGAAGGATCGGGCATCACCCTCAGCGCCAACGGCGATATCCTGACCAACGCGCACGTGGTGGGCAAATACTGCCAGAAGTTTTGGGTCACCCTGAACGACGGATCCCGTTATGGCGCCAAACTCATTGGCAAGAGCCTCAGCCACGACGTCGCGCTGCTCAGTATTGCGGCAACCAAAGGCGACAGACGGCTCACGCCCATTTCCATCCGCGATTCGGCCAGCGTGCGAGAAGGCGAATCCGTCTACGCGCTGGGCAGTCCCTACGGCCTGCGCAACAGTTTTACGTCCGGCGTCGTCAGCAGCGTCTACCGCCGGCTGGCCAACTCGCCGTCTGATCGCAGATTGCTCAATAATTTTATTCAGACCGACGTCGCCATTAATCCGGGCAACTCAGGCGGCGCGCTCGTCGACGGGCAGGCGCGGCTGATTGGCGTCAATACCGCCGGCGTCAGCGCCTCAGGCGGCAACGACGGCGTGAATTTTGCGATTCCAATTAACGTCGCCCTGCGGGTGGCCAGCGATTTACGCCGTTACGGGCGATTCAAGCCGCCGTTTCTGGGCGTCAAGATAGCCGATGCGCTCACGCCCACGCTGGCCAGACGATTGCATCTGACAGTCAGCAAAGGGTTGCTGATTAAAAGCGTCCGGCGCGGAAGTCCCGCCGATTTAGCCGGGCTGAAGGGCGGGCGAGACACGGTGAAAATCGGCGATCGACGTATTTTAACGGGCGGTGACGTAATTGTCTCGCTGAACGGGCGCCCGGTCGACAACGCCTCACGGTTCATGGAAGCGATCGAGGCTTGCCATCCCGGCGACACCATTACGCTGAACACCCTGCGTAACGGAAAACCCCTTCAGGCGCGCATCAAACTCAGCGATCGTCCGCGCAATCCCGACCGATAG